From Paenibacillus physcomitrellae, the proteins below share one genomic window:
- the efeO gene encoding iron uptake system protein EfeO — MNIRYALAFTALAAVLVTAGCSSNTNNAAGSTPAAANSTNAANSAADTSAANSATTSPSDASAVDLTAAIDSYRAYVIQETDALVKDTGSFVDAINSGKLEEAKQLYAPARMHYERIEPIAEALGDLDPNIDARDGDVEPAEWRGFHRLEKALWEDKSTDGTKEFADRLLSDTKLLRAKVETVEIDPSLLVTGAVELLNEVSTSKVTGEEDRYSRTDLYDFAANVEGAQKIYELLKPSLADKDAELNQKIADSFKVLQDELNAYAKDGGYVSYDVLKEDEVRKLSQNLDALAEPLSQMGTLLGV; from the coding sequence ATGAACATACGTTATGCCTTAGCTTTTACCGCTTTAGCAGCTGTTCTGGTGACTGCAGGCTGCTCAAGTAACACTAATAATGCAGCTGGCAGCACGCCAGCTGCCGCTAATTCCACTAATGCCGCTAACTCGGCAGCAGACACTTCTGCCGCAAACTCAGCAACTACTTCCCCTTCCGATGCCTCTGCCGTCGACTTGACCGCAGCCATCGACAGCTACAGAGCTTACGTCATTCAGGAAACGGACGCCCTGGTGAAAGATACCGGCTCATTTGTCGACGCGATCAACAGTGGGAAACTTGAAGAAGCCAAACAGCTGTATGCACCAGCCAGAATGCATTACGAGAGAATCGAACCGATTGCCGAAGCTTTAGGAGATCTGGATCCAAACATCGACGCACGGGACGGAGATGTAGAGCCTGCTGAATGGCGCGGCTTCCACCGGCTGGAGAAAGCGCTGTGGGAAGACAAATCGACGGATGGCACCAAAGAGTTTGCTGACCGTCTGCTAAGCGACACCAAACTGCTTCGGGCTAAAGTCGAAACCGTAGAGATTGATCCTTCCCTGCTCGTTACGGGAGCCGTCGAACTTCTGAATGAGGTGTCCACCTCCAAGGTGACGGGCGAAGAGGACCGCTACTCGCGTACGGATCTGTATGATTTCGCGGCAAACGTTGAAGGCGCTCAAAAAATTTATGAGCTGCTAAAACCAAGCCTGGCCGACAAAGACGCCGAGCTGAACCAGAAGATCGCTGACAGCTTTAAAGTATTGCAGGATGAATTAAACGCCTATGCCAAAGACGGCGGGTATGTCTCTTATGACGTGCTTAAGGAAGACGAAGTCCGCAAATTAAGTCAGAACCTGGACGCGCTCGCAGAACCGCTGTCTCAAATGGGTACTTTACTGGGAGTGTAA
- the glpK gene encoding glycerol kinase GlpK, giving the protein MGQYIMALDQGTTSSRAILFDKEGRMVHSAQHEFPQYFPKPGWVEQNANEIWGSILAVIASCLSESGVKAADVSGIGITNQRETAIVWDKNTGIPVYNAIVWQSRQTSEICEDLKRRGLQELFHQKTGLLIDPYFSGTKVKWILDHVDGARERAERGELLFGTVDSWLIWKLSGGLAHVTDYSNASRTLMYNIHELGWDEELLEILNIPKAMLPEVRSSSEIYAHTVEYHFFGARVPIAGAAGDQQAALFGQTCFEEGMVKTTYGTGCFMLMNTGSRPVDSEHGLITSIAWGINGKVEYALEGSIFVAGSAVQWLRDGLRMIKSAKDSETYAQRVASTEGVYVVPAFVGLGSPYWDSDVRGAVFGLTRGTSKEHFIRATLESLVYQTKDILQAMEQDSGIAVPTLRADGGAVANRFLMEFLSGLLDVPVEVPEISETTALGAAYLAGLAVGFWSGREEICSKSKLAQRYEPAMPQEEWEALYSGWKKAVQAAMAFK; this is encoded by the coding sequence ATGGGGCAATATATCATGGCTCTGGATCAAGGCACGACCAGCTCGCGGGCTATTTTATTCGACAAGGAAGGACGGATGGTGCATTCGGCGCAGCACGAGTTCCCGCAATATTTTCCAAAGCCGGGTTGGGTGGAGCAAAATGCCAATGAAATCTGGGGTTCCATTCTGGCGGTGATTGCCTCCTGCTTGTCGGAGTCGGGCGTGAAGGCTGCGGACGTCAGCGGCATCGGGATCACCAACCAGCGGGAAACCGCTATCGTCTGGGATAAAAATACGGGCATCCCCGTTTACAACGCCATCGTCTGGCAGTCCCGGCAAACGTCGGAGATTTGCGAGGATTTGAAACGGCGGGGGCTGCAGGAGCTTTTTCATCAAAAAACAGGCCTGCTTATCGATCCTTATTTCTCCGGCACCAAAGTGAAATGGATTCTGGATCACGTAGACGGCGCAAGAGAGCGGGCGGAACGCGGGGAGCTGCTGTTCGGCACCGTCGATTCCTGGCTGATCTGGAAGCTGTCGGGCGGTCTTGCTCATGTGACCGACTACTCGAACGCTTCGCGCACGCTGATGTACAACATTCACGAGCTGGGCTGGGATGAGGAGCTGCTCGAAATTTTGAACATTCCGAAAGCGATGCTGCCGGAGGTCCGCTCGTCCTCCGAGATTTATGCCCACACGGTGGAATATCATTTCTTCGGCGCCAGGGTGCCGATCGCGGGGGCGGCGGGAGACCAGCAGGCGGCTTTGTTCGGGCAAACCTGCTTTGAAGAAGGTATGGTCAAAACGACCTACGGCACGGGCTGTTTTATGCTGATGAACACCGGCAGCAGGCCCGTGGACTCGGAACACGGCCTCATTACCTCTATTGCCTGGGGAATAAACGGCAAAGTGGAATATGCGCTGGAGGGCAGCATTTTTGTAGCGGGTTCTGCGGTGCAGTGGCTGCGCGACGGGCTGCGGATGATCAAATCGGCGAAGGACAGCGAAACGTATGCGCAGAGAGTTGCCTCTACGGAAGGCGTGTACGTGGTGCCGGCTTTTGTTGGACTGGGCAGCCCTTATTGGGACAGCGACGTCCGGGGCGCCGTGTTTGGTTTGACGCGCGGCACCAGCAAGGAGCATTTCATCCGTGCGACGCTGGAGTCGCTTGTGTACCAAACGAAAGACATCCTGCAAGCGATGGAGCAGGATTCAGGCATCGCGGTGCCGACGCTGCGCGCCGACGGCGGGGCGGTGGCCAACCGCTTCCTGATGGAGTTCCTCAGCGGGCTGCTGGATGTGCCGGTCGAAGTGCCGGAAATCAGCGAAACGACGGCGCTTGGCGCGGCGTATCTCGCCGGCCTGGCCGTCGGTTTCTGGAGCGGCCGCGAGGAAATCTGCAGCAAATCGAAGCTGGCGCAGCGATATGAACCGGCAATGCCGCAGGAGGAGTGGGAAGCGTTGTACAGCGGCTGGAAAAAAGCCGTTCAGGCGGCGATGGCGTTTAAATAA
- a CDS encoding DoxX family protein — protein MSKPSESNPLYGKEIIVPENPVSRFLFSSTRSAWIWLIIRLYVGYEWLSAGWEKVNSDAWVGSKAGTGLSGFLQGALTKAEAGGEHADVTGWYASFLREFVLPNAKVFSYLVAFGEVLVGIGLIVGLLTGIAAFFGGVMNVSYLFAGTLSTNPILFVLATWLVMAWKVAGWYGLDRWALPKLGTPWRRRLTDRD, from the coding sequence TTGAGTAAACCATCTGAAAGTAATCCTTTGTATGGCAAGGAAATCATCGTTCCTGAAAATCCGGTGTCGCGTTTTCTGTTCTCCAGCACACGTTCCGCCTGGATTTGGCTGATTATCCGTTTATACGTCGGTTATGAATGGCTGTCGGCGGGCTGGGAGAAAGTGAATTCGGATGCCTGGGTCGGCTCCAAGGCCGGAACCGGGTTATCGGGTTTTCTGCAGGGGGCGCTCACCAAAGCAGAGGCCGGCGGGGAACATGCCGACGTAACCGGATGGTACGCTTCCTTTCTGAGGGAGTTTGTTCTGCCGAACGCCAAAGTTTTTTCCTATCTGGTTGCATTCGGTGAAGTGCTTGTCGGGATCGGATTGATTGTAGGTTTATTAACCGGGATTGCAGCATTTTTTGGAGGAGTAATGAATGTCAGCTATTTGTTCGCCGGTACGCTCAGCACCAATCCGATTTTGTTTGTGCTGGCGACCTGGCTCGTAATGGCCTGGAAGGTGGCGGGCTGGTACGGGCTTGACCGCTGGGCGCTGCCGAAGCTGGGAACACCTTGGCGCAGGAGGCTGACGGACCGGGATTAA
- the efeB gene encoding iron uptake transporter deferrochelatase/peroxidase subunit — protein MKKKLSENTISHNETGTSDKTPGSLLNKPVSRRDILKMAGVGGLGLLLGGGAAGALFSSTQAIARRKKVLNAGRSDRTVYPFYGKHQAGIITPSQNFMCFASFDLTSTQLDEVRALFKKWTTAAASMTQGLMLGDEPANTNPNLPPADTGEAAGLIPSKTTITFGVGPSFFDSRFGLAGKRPAAFPDLPKFRGDALQSEWCGGDVGVQVCADDLQVAFHAVRNLARIARGTAVLRWTQEGFQRTTAAEPSSGTPRNLMGFKDGTGNPDVNDEEQMKQVVWVQPEDGAPWMAQGSYMVVRRIRMRLEVWDRSTLDDQQQTFGRYRDSGAPLGAHNEFDPLDFSAKDASGNPAIPVNAHSRLAHMDGKTKLLRRAYSYSSGLDLKTGQLDAGLFFICFQRDIRKQFVAMQERLAASDKLNEYISHIGSASFACFPGATEGGYIGDQLF, from the coding sequence ATGAAGAAGAAGTTATCTGAAAACACTATAAGTCATAATGAAACCGGGACGTCTGACAAGACGCCCGGTTCTCTGCTGAATAAACCTGTAAGCCGCCGGGATATTTTGAAAATGGCTGGCGTAGGCGGCCTTGGCCTCCTGCTGGGCGGCGGAGCGGCCGGAGCTTTGTTTTCCAGTACGCAGGCCATTGCGCGCCGCAAAAAAGTATTGAATGCCGGCAGGTCCGACCGGACGGTTTATCCCTTTTACGGGAAACATCAGGCAGGCATTATTACCCCTTCGCAAAACTTCATGTGTTTTGCTTCCTTTGACCTGACTTCAACCCAACTGGACGAAGTGAGGGCTTTGTTCAAGAAATGGACCACGGCGGCAGCCAGCATGACGCAAGGCCTGATGCTCGGCGACGAGCCCGCCAACACCAATCCTAATTTGCCGCCAGCCGACACCGGGGAAGCGGCCGGGTTGATTCCTTCCAAAACAACGATTACCTTCGGCGTAGGCCCTTCCTTCTTTGACAGCCGGTTTGGTCTGGCCGGCAAACGCCCGGCAGCCTTCCCGGATCTGCCAAAGTTCCGGGGCGATGCCCTGCAGTCTGAATGGTGCGGCGGGGATGTTGGCGTTCAGGTATGCGCCGATGATCTGCAGGTCGCTTTCCATGCCGTACGCAACCTGGCCCGAATTGCCAGAGGTACGGCCGTGCTACGCTGGACGCAGGAAGGCTTCCAGCGGACAACGGCCGCTGAACCGTCTTCAGGCACTCCACGAAATCTGATGGGTTTCAAAGACGGAACCGGGAATCCCGATGTCAATGACGAAGAGCAGATGAAGCAGGTCGTTTGGGTTCAGCCGGAAGACGGCGCTCCATGGATGGCCCAGGGAAGCTACATGGTTGTGAGACGCATCCGCATGCGTCTTGAGGTTTGGGATCGATCCACCCTGGATGACCAGCAGCAGACCTTTGGGCGCTACCGCGACAGCGGTGCTCCGCTTGGGGCTCATAACGAATTTGATCCGCTCGATTTCAGCGCTAAAGACGCATCGGGGAATCCGGCTATTCCCGTGAATGCCCATTCCCGCCTTGCCCATATGGATGGCAAAACCAAGCTGCTGCGCCGGGCCTATTCGTACTCCAGCGGTTTGGATCTGAAAACGGGCCAGCTGGATGCGGGTTTATTCTTTATCTGCTTCCAACGGGATATTAGAAAGCAGTTTGTCGCGATGCAGGAAAGACTAGCAGCCAGTGATAAGCTAAACGAATATATCTCCCATATCGGCAGCGCCAGCTTTGCCTGCTTCCCGGGTGCAACCGAAGGCGGATATATCGGGGACCAGCTCTTTTAG